A genomic window from Gallus gallus isolate bGalGal1 chromosome 33, bGalGal1.mat.broiler.GRCg7b, whole genome shotgun sequence includes:
- the LOC121108020 gene encoding olfactory receptor 5B21-like produces the protein MSRAPGIQMYRLTALPTARELELDGTGLLDQEPQMPNSSSISEFLLLALADTRQLQLLHFWLLLGIYLAALLGNGLISTAVACDHRLHTPMYFFLLNLALLDLGCISTTLPKAMANALWHTRAISYAGCAAQVFFFVFFILAEYYLLMVMAYDRYVAICKPLHYGILLSFRACATMAAAAWGIGLLYSLLHTANTFSLPLCQGNAVDQFFCEIPQILKLSCSDAYYREAGLIMSPTIFSPSLDLVVSVLYSVVPPALNPLIYGMRNQELKGALRKILQHALFHHQKDVHHALKTTKQLGKA, from the exons GACTCCTTGACCAGGAACcacagatgcccaacagcagctccatcagcgagttcctcctcctggcgttggcagacacgcggcagctgcagctcctgcacttctggctcttgctgggcatctacctggctgccctcctgggcaacggcctcatcagcactgccgtagcctgcgaccaccgcctgcacacccccatgtacttcttcctcctcaacctcgccctcctcgacctgggctgcatctccaccactctccccaaagccatggccaatgccctctggcacaccagggccatctcctacgcaggatgtgctgcacaggtctttttctttgtcttcttcatctTGGCAGAATATTATCTTCTCATGGTCATGGCTTATGACCGCTatgttgccatctgcaagcccctgcactacgggatCCTGTTAAGCTTtagagcttgtgccaccatggcagcagctgcctggggcattgggcttctctattccctgctgcacactgccaatacattttccctgcctctgtgccaaggcaatgctgtggatcagttcttctgtgaaatcccccagatcctcaagctctcctgctcagatgccTACTACAGGGAAGCTGGGCTTATCATG TCCCCCACTAtcttctccccatccctggacctggtggtgtcTGTTCTGTATTCGgtggtgcctccagcactgAACCCCCTCATTTACggcatgaggaaccaggagctcaagggtGCTCTCAGGAAGATACTCCAACATGCCCTATTTCACCATCAGAAAGATGTTCATCATGCTCTCAAGACTACAAAACAATTAGGAAAAGCCTGA